Part of the Rothia mucilaginosa genome, GAGTCTCCGGCAGGTTGCGGAACATCAGCAGCGCAATAATCACGTTCACCACGGCAAAGCCGATGAAGGAGCCGGTCAGACCGACCGCACCCAGAATCACGGGGAACGCCAGCGACAGCATACCGTTCATCATCCAGCCGCTAAACGCCGAAATGCCCATACCCGCCGCACGCACACGCAGCGGGAACAGCTCGCTCATAATCACCCACGTCGACACGTTCAGGCAGGTCTGCATCGCGCCCACAAAGCAGACGATGAGCACCAGCAGAATCCAGGGGCGCGCCGCGTTATCGGCGGGCAGCAGCATGGATGCGCCCGCAATCAGCACGTGGAAAAACGCGGTCGAACTATAGCCGGTAATGACCATGACGCGGCGCGGTACACGCTCCATCAGACGCAGCGACAGGATGGAGCCGAGCACCGCAATCGTGCCCGGTGCAATGTTCGCAATGAGCGCCGCGGATTCGCTGAAACCGGCTTCCTTGAGCACCTTAATGCCGTAGTACATGATCGAGTTGATGCCGGTCAGCTGCTGACCTGCGCCGACCAGAATACCGACGAGCAGGATGCGCATGAACCAGCCGCGCACGCCCGCACTGTCCTTAGCCGCCGCGGTGTTCTGGGCGGTCGCCTCCACCTGCAGGGTGCGTTCAATGTCGGCAATCTCAGCCTCGGCACGCTCGGTGGAGCGGATGCGCTTCATAACCTCCAGCGCCTGCTCACGCTTGCCGACGCGCAGCAGCCAGCGCGGCGATTCGGGCACACGCAGCATGCCGACGAACAGGCCGATGGCGGGCAGGGTGCAGATGGCGAACATCCAGCGCCACACGCCGTCGTGTTCGCCCCACAGGTTGCCGATGAGGGCGTTCACGATGAACGCGGCAAGCTGACCGCCCACGACCATGAGTTCGTTGCGGCCGGAGAGGGAGCCTCGAATTTCGTAGGGTGCGAGCTCTGCAAGGAATACGGGTACCACGGCGGAGGCGCCACCGACCGCCAGGCCGAGCAGGGTTCGTCCGGTGATGAGCACGGCGACGTTGGGTGCGAAGACGCAGGTCAGGGCGCCGAAGAAGAAGATGGTGGACAGCCCAATGATGGTGGTTCGGCGGCCGTACCGGTCGGAGATGCGACCGCAGGTGAGCGCGCCAATAGCCGCCGCGAAGGCGAGGGATCCGGTGACCCAGCCTTGGGCGGTGGAGTCCATGCCGAGTTCG contains:
- a CDS encoding sugar porter family MFS transporter; this encodes MSAQSTASTLPPLGTGKHSRYLGIIALIATFGGLLFGYDTGVINGALEPMSRELGMDSTAQGWVTGSLAFAAAIGALTCGRISDRYGRRTTIIGLSTIFFFGALTCVFAPNVAVLITGRTLLGLAVGGASAVVPVFLAELAPYEIRGSLSGRNELMVVGGQLAAFIVNALIGNLWGEHDGVWRWMFAICTLPAIGLFVGMLRVPESPRWLLRVGKREQALEVMKRIRSTERAEAEIADIERTLQVEATAQNTAAAKDSAGVRGWFMRILLVGILVGAGQQLTGINSIMYYGIKVLKEAGFSESAALIANIAPGTIAVLGSILSLRLMERVPRRVMVITGYSSTAFFHVLIAGASMLLPADNAARPWILLVLIVCFVGAMQTCLNVSTWVIMSELFPLRVRAAGMGISAFSGWMMNGMLSLAFPVILGAVGLTGSFIGFAVVNVIIALLMFRNLPETRGVSLEQVERGVMDGSIYPSARGR